GAGCTACAATCATTGAAAAACCATTAACTCAATTCAATATGTCTAGCTATGACATTATTTTTCAGGTAACAGATGGAAATAGTTATGCTCTTTACCAGATATTGGTCAGAAACACGGAAAAATTCTTGTTGAATCTAGTTTACTTTGACCGAATATAATCCATAAGAGAACATATTGCAGAAATAACTGTGGTTAAATAAGAGAGGAAGATGCCACAAGAACTTTGTACACTGCAAAGATAAAAGCATAAGAATCACGACAATTAACCTCGGTCGagaagaaattctaaaaatggtttcatttcaataaattcaattatacATGACAGCAATTGATCTTCATGTTTTAGTTGTCCGCATCAAGAAAATACAAGCAGTAGTgcttcctctttcttttttcatttcaatcttaaatattaaacttcTCATACAAGTTATTACTGTTTTGTGTCCTAGGCTAATGAAAAATTAAGGCTGTCTAAAGTAGATGCTAAGTTTCAAATCTCACTAATATAGATTCTCCAGCccaaaattgaaaatagaaaaagggaaaaagaagtTATGAGACAAAAAATAGCAAGAGCGTCTCAAAGGttaaattttaagtaaaataagaaaaatggaaGTCTAGTAGAGGGAGTAGAAACCCACAAAAGGTATCTTTCACAACagaaaatgacaaaacaactgACAATTCTCAACCTTCATATTGGAGAGACATGGGAATCCACCGACTTCAGACAATTCTAAATTGCTATTGAATGTCGTTGAATTAGACAATAGAGTCATTACAAACTCAAAATAGAGAACTTCATGTGTTAATCACTgaggggaaaaagaaaataggtcTCATGTGTCAGCAGAATCCAAAGGAATTCTGTCTGCGAttgctcatattttttatccaaaaatattacgtttttcctttatttaatacaaagagaaaaaaaaacaacgaAAAGCCAGGgcttttattaatatcaacagtaataataatgataatataataataagaatagaGCTATACAAACATGATATGGAACAAGAAAAGCCAGCCCTCAAGTCTTCAACAAAGAGCATCAACACAAACACATTCATGACATtcaattaaactaataaaacttataataatCAGACAAATTTCTCAActctcaaatttttttttttgcaaaaaaagaattataataatgCAGCATgatatcatttaaaaaaaaaaaaaaaaaaaaaaaagaatttgctTAACGAACTTTAACCCCCTAACCAACTTGCCACTTATTGAGTATtagggaaaaaaaagaagcttaTTCATGTATAAATAGCTAAAATGAGCCCATAAATATTAGTAAGTTTTAGATAATTGGCACTGGATTCGTCTCTAAGACTGGTAAAAACGAAGTCTCCAGTTTGTAAACTAATTGAGtctaatttaacaaataaaaaaaacgaGCTCAACTGACCTTATAACCTTCGATACCGAACTGAAAAAGCGTAATCCCATTGGCCTTGAGGAACTCTGTGTTAAGCTCCGGATAAGGTTCGGGACATAGACATctacatgtgtatttatttataggtTAACAGCCAATAACAAAAAcacttaaatttatatattatattactaattCTGCATAACATGAACTTACATGATAGAGCGAAGTTCAAGCGTCTGGAGAAACGAGAAATTAGCGGAGTCAGGAAAGCCAGACCTAAATATGCCATTATCAACCATTGAAAAGTTTAACGGTGGAATAAAACTAAGCTCGTCACCGACGACCAGTGGCGGCGGCGGCGGATCACGAAGGTCAACAACGGCAACTTCGATTGTTTTGCACATCTCGTCGTCGTCATCATCAGAGTTGGCGGTTGCGTGGCTGTTGACACTGTGGCGGTTTACTTTCATGAGAAAAAGattttctagagagagaagaatgggcaaagaaaaattataaagaagaagagagagaaagaaggaGGAAGGTTGGGAATCACGAGGGATGTTCTGTTAGGTACTgcttttttaactttttgacagttgaaaggaaaggaaaggaaaaaaataaatacagagAAAAGAGCGGGGCTGCTAAGTAAAggtaattaaaagaaaaataataatctggTGGGGCGCTGGTAGTTATGCTGTGGCGGTGGTGGCGGTTGTGATATGGCGGTATTTATAGAGACTTTCTGGAAGGTGGAGACGGCAAGGATTACAGTGCGGTTGTCTGTGTAAAAGTTTCCACGAGCGatactttttcttcttttttggtatattcaaataataaaaaataatattctctcaaaaaataataataaatagttgaaattttataactttttaaacaGCACTAgtaaataatagatttttagttgttacttttcttttttaatcagTAGCTGTTACTTTTACTTCAgtttgtttttataaatatattttttattagttgattattatgcattaatttttatatattttatagagttaaaaaaaatagtaactagaaaatttgaattatttgaatctatataaatttaaagactcttttcattcaattttaatagattatctttattttacataaaaatataaaattaatataaaataaaagaagagaaaagagaatgaAGTTGTCAAGTGGAGTGTTGCATTGGGCAGGCAGTGATACACGCGTGTTTAATTATGCGTGTCGTGACTAAACTGCGCCTtgaagaatatttattaatgatgTACGTATTTAATCTTAACCTCTCTTTGTGTGTGTGTCTGCAAACGCAAAGTTATTCCACTTGCTTAACCCACCAATAATTGCTGGCTTTTAAACTAAACAATTTTCTCTTTCGTTTCCCAATTTCATTTCCTGCCATGGAAGAacaactctctctctcttttcacTTTCTTCACTGGAGTTACGGCCCCGGCTTGTCACCGGAATTTCTCACCGGCagtccctttttctttttagttctttattcttcatctttggctttttctttttttcttttttttcaaaaaaaattattttggcTTATTCCTTTCAGAGTCTGatctcttaaaagaaaaataatgatagaattaaaagtgataaaatattcaagaaattttgtttctttttaaatgattggatacaaaactttaaattcataagaattaaaatatgagaaagaaaagttcggatatatataaataataatatttttaaatttttatctttagactttttataaatagataatatctaaaattatataatcaaaataaaactcttagtttattcttattttaataaaaatttatttatattttttattttaatttttatttgtaacaTGAATATTTAAGatcttttgaagaaataaaattaaataattcaaagttaaaatcatatttatagattgtataatattaaaatatgtgaaTTAAGCTAGAAAGAACTGATCAAGTTTTGTAAAACCTAtctattaagaataataagatttaagtttttaaaaattataaaatttgagaaatacaagttttgtaaatttaaatgtttaaaagtttgaatttttataaatataacaaactcttattaatttttacagttattttttccattattttcgTAATGGCTTGTAATTTTACTGTTCGAAAGTTAAAGCAtcaacaaatttataaaaaaaataataataattgttaagTTTTATCTGAAAAATTAACTTTCGCTCCAacagttattattataattattttgttcttaaagatatcataattaatatgaaataaagaataacaatatTAAGGTGCAACATTGACATGTTATCCATTATCAGAGTCTATGTAATTAGCAAACATAGCATCGTTAGTTGaagttgaaatatatatacctcaacatatttattatattttttattctaaaagatAGTCATATTTTCTATCTTAAATTACAGtctactttttttattattattattaattgtaagtagttattaaaaaatatacttaattaataatatagatattatcatataattaatttttatattttataaattaaaatgatagttttttcataaaaatactctaaaatgataagaataaaaattaataatatcaaccAGAAGCCAGCTATGATCTTAGAATGAAAGCATTTTTGATAGGCTAATTAGTAAAATAGAGAAGCAGCGTGTAGTAAATCGCCTAAACCGTGCGTGTTTGTAAGCAAATTCACCCTGCACTTGGTTCTTTTATCTCCTTATAAGTTGGGGATCGCTATTGTGCTGACCTCCCACACCGACAGTATGCTACTCAACTCATCTTTTAAAAGCattatataaacttttaaaacatatctttttttaaaatgacttaaaatatatttaattatttctccaaaaattatatttttgtaaaaaagtgatattttatttatttcttattttttattaaataaataatagatacatatttctaaataaattaagatataataaaaagttaattatttataatttaataaaaatataaaatattataaagtcACGTTGAGAGTGTGAGCAAGTTAGTAGGAACATCTAATAACAATTACGCTCTTGACTTCTTTTTATCAACTTAaagtgatttttaattttattttatttaacatcTAAAGTTATTAAACtcttaattaaatcaaaatatatttttactagtTTATGCacatgattttaaaaatattattaaataaatattaatgtttaATCAACGAATGAAAAATTGACTCACACTAAGctaaaaatcaaaacttttaataaaacaaaaagaaaagattcttTAGCAACCAATTGGGatgaaaacaaaacaaaataaaggaatggattatttaaatatttgaaaggGGAGGGAATAAACTAAAAGGGAGGGTACATTCCTAAGAATATGCGGaggggggagagagagagaggtggaAAGGCCATGCGAGGACCGTGCGCCACGTACTATTGCTTTGTCACTTTGTGCGCTGTGCAGAAAGCGCACAAAGTGTACTTAAGCCCTCGAAGCCCCCACGCCACCACAGCCGTTTCCCTCCCTCTTTCCTTCCCTATATGCTAAAACATATcatactttctttttctccttcccattttttaaatattgcaTTTCTGACTAAAAACAAAACAGTAATGGAAACTAAATTATGcctttcaagaaaaaaatggaaagtaaattattcttcttttacaacaatttttttctttttggttaacAGGAAattagcttctttttttttttttgctttatatTATTGCGAGTggaatcaattttaaaatggGCACTGATGTTTATTTGCCCTCTAAACTTGTGGATAATAGTGAATCATTCCAATGTATTAGTCTATAAtgacttaatttttatatgtctttatatatttactgaattaaaaatttataaattttaaatctatttacataagaaattttaatatgtggtTATTATATAagactaaattttttttatataaattgccAAAAAGGaacaatttttatatatatttaatctaaattttagtaatttcatgagttaatatagaaaaagattaaaaaaattaagccGTGTAAGttacaatattttaaaatttaccaatatattaatatatttttgatattttacaaatttatgataattaatactattttaaatagataaccagttaattatgtatattatttagttatcaactagtgaaatatattaattttatttataacattacttactttataatttaattagtaatatttgataattattaaatttattttatataatattaatttatataaataattaaaaaacttatataaaCTCATCAACcgtctaaattaataaaaatataaattaactaGAAAAATactgattatttatttagtgattaaatataatactCTAATAAAACTCATTAAGAGATAGTTATTCTTAATTATAGCTTTATATGGCTAATTATTCTCAAACGCTTACTTTAATAAACATGTGTATCTAGTTTGAGTTAACGATACAGTTGCCTGAAACTCCTAGCACgatctcaaattcaaaaatggAGGCATCGGATATGGGGATAAACTTGGACACCTAATTAGAGCCAAACACCTAAACtgtttaattagttttaaacataaatattaaataacctaaaaacattttaaacaaggaaaataaatttgttactttaatttctattaaacTTCAACTCgatttaaataaagtttaaactaattatctgaattcaaatttaaactaTTCAAAATGGAGCACGAATCCGACCTCTTGAAAACTCGATCCCTACGGTGCTGGTTTACGCCCATAATACGGCGCATGGTCACGGTTCTCAAGGAGTGACGTCAGACTCATCATATGTGTACATGGGCTGTCCTCCCATGAGTAGTAGTTGTTGATTTGGGGTGGCGTTCTGCCGAGCTAAGACAACTGTAGAAATTTGTTGGCCTAAGAATTAAACATTAGAGTAATGTAAATATCtcattaacaaattaattttaattattaatatgacttaattaaattaacaatttttttattttatttatattctctTGTCTATCCAACGTCGGATAATGCACAGAGTCTACTTGTCTGTAGCTCACATGGGCGGAGTCCATGCAATTCTCTTGCTGATATAAGCAGACTTATTTTATACCAGCAACACAACTGCACTTAGTAAAGCGTCCAGACTAAATTCCATTGGTAAACAATCAGCAttgcagaaagaaagtgaTCACTGCCTCAAAATcgaatttcaaaaattaaattaaaagttgaaatgtttaattggaaaaaaaataggGAGAGAGAGTGCTGTTGTTGTTGCTGGAAAAGGCAGCCCTATTAGTTGTTGTTCTGTATTTTGAAAGGTTGGTTGGGGAGGACAGGCTGCTTATTGCCTTAGTCATTTTGCAAGGAGACATCCTCAAATATTTATCAGATGaccctttcttcttttttctttttattattattattattattattattattattattattatttttaacactttgatataaataaattctataaaatttatttttaaatttataattttatgcgtttcatataaataaaatttgattaaattctGTTAGATTTTGAGAGAATTGCTAAATgagtttaaaatatatatatatttttttatttttcatctatTTTCTCTCATGTCTCCGactctaaattaattattaaataaatttaatatttaatatatattatgctaATAAGCAactttatttgtaaataaatattataaaaactcaaaaaaataaatttgttataAGATTTGAATCACACACAATATTAGTACTTTTATTTGTAAGATTGATAGGAGTaagttttaaagaaattatactTTGAGCCAACAGATCAAGGAGAAGATAACTCTACTCTATATTCATAacatataaatagaataaagtTCAATTTGACCATTAATTTTCTCGTTCGAGCtcaatttaaactaaatttatagtttttttagcCTAAATCCTTGTATTTTTTATCACAAATTAACTATagtttagaagaaaaaaaaaagaatgagagTTACTCTCTctcaaaaataacaaaataattataataatatttaaaaaatattttataattttaatacaattaatatacTTAAGCAATAAGTAGTTATTACTACTATTATTCTCGCTGAAACAGCTCTTACCTCCATTGTCCTCAACACCACCACCATTGAAACTGTTTTTTTCACCGTcgttattaaaagaaaaaacagaacGAACACTAAAAGTAGTagtaataactttttattgtattttttaaatatcaaaataaatttttaattaaacaatttaatctaataaaataaactaacatcttttattttttattatatctacTCTTTTTTAGAATGTGTAATtcactttctatttttataaaaaataaaattaatttgagctaaatatataaaaatttagactaaaatctataaacttagaaaaaaaattaaactcaaacAATAAGCTGAGTGATgaaattggaatttattcccATATAAATTGTAACTATctatacaaataataataacaataaaagtggtatatatatataaaaaataaaagtggctgaaataaaattttcgtAACTTATGGCAGGGCATgtgcaaaaaaagaaaaaagaaaaaataattagagcaATATTATAGATTATATATACAACTAATTGACTATTAACAAAGAAGGCAGGAAACAGGCCTCCCGAGTGTCGTGCATCATTCCACACAGGTACACAATATGTTGCCACACCCAAACATTTTTATAACTTAAACCTTttatattacaataaaaaaaaaacctcaaATTTGAATCCTACGTTCACTGATGAGTAAATATGTCATTGCTGACGTTTCTTACTTTATGTTCATAAATTAACAACGCCGAGTCTAGA
The sequence above is drawn from the Ricinus communis isolate WT05 ecotype wild-type chromosome 7, ASM1957865v1, whole genome shotgun sequence genome and encodes:
- the LOC8260998 gene encoding tyrosine-protein phosphatase DSP1 isoform X2; translated protein: MKVNRHSVNSHATANSDDDDDEMCKTIEVAVVDLRDPPPPPLVVGDELSFIPPLNFSMVDNGIFRSGFPDSANFSFLQTLELRSIICLCPEPYPELNTEFLKANGITLFQFGIEGYKEPFVNIPEDMIREALKVVLDVRNHPVLVHCKRGKHRTGCVVGCLRKLQRWCLTSIFDEYQRFAAAKARVSDQRDT
- the LOC8260998 gene encoding tyrosine-protein phosphatase DSP1 isoform X1 — encoded protein: MKVNRHSVNSHATANSDDDDDEMCKTIEVAVVDLRDPPPPPLVVGDELSFIPPLNFSMVDNGIFRSGFPDSANFSFLQTLELRSIICLCPEPYPELNTEFLKANGITLFQFGIEGYKEPFVNIPEDMIREALKVVLDVRNHPVLVHCKRGKHRTGCVVGCLRKLQRWCLTSIFDEYQRFAAAKARVSDQRFMELFDVSTLKHIPMSFSCSKR